Proteins encoded within one genomic window of Arachis ipaensis cultivar K30076 chromosome B08, Araip1.1, whole genome shotgun sequence:
- the LOC107611530 gene encoding uncharacterized protein LOC107611530 — METSPGRTIKLLCSYGGKNLPRATDGGIRFIGGHTRVTVDHLLVKVGALCGSSVTFWCQLPNEDLETLISLTNDEDLTNISKEYDRASSKLPHPLNTRAVLFRPESSKKVSPATSSPLKKLKMALNIIRNI, encoded by the exons ATGGAAACGAGTCCCGGCCGTACGATTAAGCTCCTCTGCAGCTACGGCGGCAAGAACCTCCCACGCGCTACCGACGGCGGGATCCGTTTCATCGGTGGCCACACTAGAGTCACCGTGGATC ACTTGTTGGTAAAGGTAGGAGCGTTGTGCGGTTCGTCTGTGACGTTCTGGTGTCAATTGCCGAACGAAGACTTAGAAACCTTGATCTCCCTCACCAATGACGAAGATCTGACGAACATAAGCAAAGAATATGACCGCGCTTCGTCGAAACTACCTCATCCGTTGAATACCAGAGCCGTGCTGTTTCGGCCAGAATCGTCGAAGAAGGTTTCTCCGGCAACATCGTCTCCGTTGAAGAAGTTGAAGATGGCACTTAACATAATCCGAAATATTTAA
- the LOC107611529 gene encoding uncharacterized protein LOC107611529, with translation METSPGRTIKLLCSYGGKNLPRATDGGLRFIGGHTRVTVDHLLVKVGALCGSSVTFWCQLPNEDLETLISLTNDEDLTNISKEYDRASSKLPHPLNTRAVLFRPESSKKVSPATSSPLKKLKMALNIIQNI, from the exons ATGGAAACGAGTCCCGGCCGTACGATTAAGCTCCTCTGCAGCTACGGCGGCAAGAACCTCCCACGCGCTACCGACGGCGGGCTCCGTTTCATCGGTGGCCACACCAGAGTCACCGTGGACC ACTTGTTGGTAAAGGTAGGAGCGTTGTGCGGTTCATCTGTGACGTTCTGGTGTCAATTGCCGAACGAAGACTTAGAAACCTTGATCTCCCTCACCAATGACGAAGATCTGACGAACATAAGCAAAGAATATGACCGCGCTTCGTCGAAACTACCTCATCCGTTGAATACCAGAGCCGTGCTGTTTCGGCCAGAATCGTCGAAGAAGGTTTCTCCGGCAACATCGTCTCCGTTGAAGAAGTTGAAGATGGCACttaacataatccaaaatatttAA
- the LOC107611528 gene encoding uncharacterized protein LOC107611528, with the protein MQRSSSISSSSVDAPTPRCHCGVTSPIRTAWRSDYPGRRFYGCSGYGTSRKFSFFQWYDPEPPARYFDVIRRLLETNECIRSGNTELKKTRQELLNELRRLQQSVHETRAELEAAVAASTAMEDNMLASVATTRRRGVVIIVLISVIVLLVFFPNRSR; encoded by the coding sequence ATGCAGAGATCTTCCTCCATAAGCTCGTCCTCCGTCGATGCACCGACGCCTCGTTGTCACTGTGGCGTGACATCGCCAATCAGAACCGCTTGGAGATCTGACTATCCAGGCAGAAGGTTTTATGGATGTTCTGGGTACGGAACCAGCAGGAAATTCTCGTTCTTTCAGTGGTACGATCCAGAGCCGCCGGCTCGTTATTTCGATGTCATTCGCAGGTTGCTGGAAACGAACGAGTGCATTAGAAGCGGGAATACGGAGTTGAAGAAGACAAGACAGGAACTCCTAAACGAGCTGCGTCGTTTGCAACAGAGTGTGCATGAAACAAGGGCAGAGCTCGAGGCTGCCGTTGCAGCCTCTACGGCCATGGAAGACAACATGCTTGCGAGTGTCGCGACGACGAGGAGGCGTGGGGTTGTGATCATCGTGCTGATATCCGTGATCGTCTTGTTGGTTTTTTTTCCCAATCGAAGTCGCTAG